The Syngnathus scovelli strain Florida chromosome 11, RoL_Ssco_1.2, whole genome shotgun sequence region AAGAATAGAAAGTGGGTCAGCAAGGTTCTTCGAGTCAGCCAGCGCCATTTATGGAAAGGTTGACGCCTGTTTGGTGCAGGTGATTTGAAAGTGTTTTACATTACACTGAAATAATATACCATCCTATTATTGATGACATGGAGGGATGCAATTGGATGAAAAGAATAGAAAGTGGGTCAGCAAGGTTCCTCGAGTCAGCCAGCGCCATTTATGGAAAGGTTGACGCCTTTTTGGTGCAGGTGAAGGGGGAGTTTCCATCCCCGCCCCGTAAACTGACAAGGTTGGTGACATCACACAAGTCTAGGTAAGGAAGTGGAGCACAAAAGCGGCCAACAAGCAAGAAGCTGCACAGGAGTGTAGTTCCTCTATTGAAAGCACACACAGAGAAATAGACGTTTTGATCGTCAACTCATTGCACTATGTAAGTCTTTTcgcttgattattattatttttttagaatatCAATGTTATCAATGTGTATATTTTGTAGATGAATGCTTTTAAGGTTACATATACAGCACTTAATGGTGGTGAGTTTAGCTGATCACCTGTTGTTTTTCTCATGATAAATCAATATTTGTGCGTCAATGTCTCTAATGATGCAAGAACTAATTTCTTTTTCTGTAGTCATATGTCACTTTATGATATACGCAAAAAGGCCTGATGCAAATAACTGGATTGTAGCAAGTTGTTTGCACTTCATTTAGTTTCTTTTATAGAGCGTACAGAAATGTTTCAATCCAAAGTGTACTAAATTGCTTAAGCAAAACACAAAAATACAAAGTTAAAGTGTGTATTCAATGCAAATATATTCATGaaaaaataaacttaaaaaataagaatgataaataaatatgatgaaGTTATTActcctttttttgtcaaatgtatTGATGTTCAAATAAAGCACAAACTAAACAAGAATAAAAACATTGATTCTATTCGCTAGATATCGCTGTATTTATGAATTGTCTGGAATACGAGCGCTGTATTCCATTTGATCTGACTCATACTGTATGTTACTTGTATGTCGTATGTGTTTTTTCAATGCCTCCAAAAGATTTATTATTGAGCAACAACAAACCTCTAATCCGACAGCTTGCTTTGTGTTGATTTCCTATGAAGGTGAGTCATTTACAGGAAACAACTCGCAAACTCTTCATGACTTTATTATTTCTACAAAGTGTTCTCTATCCTCTTGTGGTTGCAGTTACCCCACCATGGAAGCGCAGACAGCCCAGCAACGGCCCAACGACAGTTCTGTGATTTTCGTGACGCCCAATGACACGCGGCGTCTTCTGGAAGTCTATGTCAAACGCAGCCTCAGCCTCAACGATGAGTCACTGCGACACAAGCGTCACGAGCGCAAACTCAAGTGGGTGACCATCCCCAAAAGTCACCGGAGACATTCCAGCGACCCTTCCATTCATTTGGCCGGGGCCCTGAACGACGGGACTTTCCACTCACTTGCTCCCACCGAAACTCCCCCGGACATACCGCCCGACAACAATGTCAGCAAGAAGTCCAAGAAGAACAAAAAGCCCTCCTTGTGGAAGACCTTCCTGGGTCTGTTCTCGCGACGGAGCACTGAGGAGAAAGACGAGGTGCAGGAGTGTTCGTCCAACATTCCCGAAGCTTCCGACGATGACGCGGACCGCACCGCTGTGTGCCTGCCCGCCTCGACTCCGACCTCCTCCACAAAGAAGTCGTCGTCAAAGAGAATGAGTTTGAAAAGAAGGTTCTCCAAGAGGCGGCTGTCCCATACTAAGATCAAGAGAGAGGCGTGCGACCCGGAAGACATTGCCGGAGTAGAAGGTATGATCTAAAAAACGCATCTCGCTGGCATAACGAGACGAATAGCGACATGATACTTGGAGTGAACAACCAATCATTTTCCCACCCAAaaatcaggatcgtttccagtcGGTCCTTTGCAGTACCTTTACTAATGTCCCGTTTTTGATTTTCAGCTGTGGTGAGTGTGGAACCGACCATCTCCTACTATGAGAAGATGTCCGAGGAACTGGAGAAGATTCTCCATGAGGTCAAGGAGAATGAGGACGTGGTGACTATGTCAGATGGTAAGGACACGTGTTTGGTGGCCTTTGCTCCTTTAGTGGTTCACATAGCTGACAACCCAACACAGGTAGGTGTGAGCTGTACGGGGCCTAGTTAGTTACGTGGGTAGGTTGGTAAATGCTCAGATGGGTCGATTGGGGTTGTAGGTCAGGCTTAGGTTAGATATGCGGTTAGATGAGCAAGTTCGAGGAACGGTCAGGCATGTCTGTGGGTAGGTTAAcatctattttattttcagtCAATGTGTGATGGTAGCAGCTGCTGTCAGGCATACCAACTCAACGtggtgtttatttttcttttcctaGAGGAAGTCATCAACCGGATCATCGCTTTGACGAAGGAGCAGGGAGACGCTATCGACGACAAGGTTAGTCGGCTATTCAAAAAACGTGATGTTTGCCCGATTGTGAGTGACATACGGGGTTTCGGCCTCACAAAAGCCATatagatataggtttggttgCAAGCTCGCTAATTAAGAAGGTATGATAGGTAGTAGGTTGGATGGGTAATGGAAGGATAATGGTAATGGTAGGATGGTAGGTAGGTTAGATTGATAGATTTCTTGAGGAGACATTGGTAGGTTGAAAACATTGGTGATAGGCAAGCATCAAAATAGGTAGGTGTGTGAAAACAATGCGATGGTTAAGTTATGGCTAAATGGTGAAGGTTGTTAAATGGGTCAAACATGATTTCACAAATGAGGTGATAAGACGTCGTGGTAGTCAAAGTTCAAGCTTCAACCTGCGTGTGCTCTTATCTCGTCCTGCATTATCGCTCACTCCTGACTTTCAAAGTTGTAAACAACGGTCACCTCTGAAGACATCAGCATAGATCCTAACATAGTATCGGTTTTACTAGAAGTCAACATGAAGGATTTTCTTGCCTGACATTTTAACTCTGGTTTTCCTTGCAGATTAAAGACAATTCCACCCTGAGGAATTTCTTCCAAGGGTTGTCATACTCTTCCTTCCAAAGGCTAGCTGACGCTTACTTGTTGAAGGAGGCGTCACCCACGCGCATGCAACCCATCATCCCGTCCACAGCACCGGAGCTGGTCAAGCTGGCCTTCACGTTGGACTTCACAGCTCGCGTCGCCAGCCTCTCCCGGCAAAACGTCGGCTACATCACCGGCCTGGGGAACCGCTACCTACAAGACCGATTTGAATATAAACAAGTAAGAAATTAGCATCATTTTTTTGCATAGATAACTCaaccaagaattttttttttacattgtttgTGTTAATAAATCTTGTTCCACCAATTGGGTTGAATTGGGTAATTTCATGTCACACACTTGATCTCTGACGACACAATTGTTGGCAATCACTGTTCTACAATACACGATTACGTATTTTgtaataatttgttttttttaattgatctgCGTTCTCTTCTAGGCGTGTTCGGAACATCCCTAATGACAGAGGAGGCAGCTACGCAAATGGTGGAACCAGTTCCCGGAGTTAAGGATGAGGTTCAAGTTTCATTTGTGCTTACACAACATGCTGACACGGATGCTTTGAAGACATTCCAAATGTAATACCATAGTAGCTTGGTCTACTATTTTGTTGGAGTCATGCTGCAGGGCTCTGTAACATAGTTGAGATTTTATATTTTGGGCATGGCACCTATATTGAGAAAAACACTCAATTAAATGTGGTCCAAATATGCTATATCATTGTTAGATAAGCTAAACATTTGTTGCTAAACAGATGTAGACCATTTAAGTTATTGGCGGAGGAGTTAGTTCAGGccaactaaaacaaaaaaagggcaATTATTACATATTTGTAGAGTTTATGTACTGTATAAGCGTTAATTTGGAGCCGCCATGGAAATCCAGTGTTTATGTAATAAATGTGATGTTTACTtaatttagttaaaaaaaaacaactgtgcaATACTGTTTACAATCCCACAATTTCACAATTAAGATGT contains the following coding sequences:
- the LOC125977636 gene encoding apoptosis facilitator Bcl-2-like protein 14 produces the protein MEAQTAQQRPNDSSVIFVTPNDTRRLLEVYVKRSLSLNDESLRHKRHERKLKWVTIPKSHRRHSSDPSIHLAGALNDGTFHSLAPTETPPDIPPDNNVSKKSKKNKKPSLWKTFLGLFSRRSTEEKDEVQECSSNIPEASDDDADRTAVCLPASTPTSSTKKSSSKRMSLKRRFSKRRLSHTKIKREACDPEDIAGVEAVVSVEPTISYYEKMSEELEKILHEVKENEDVVTMSDEEVINRIIALTKEQGDAIDDKIKDNSTLRNFFQGLSYSSFQRLADAYLLKEASPTRMQPIIPSTAPELVKLAFTLDFTARVASLSRQNVGYITGLGNRYLQDRFEYKQACSEHP